The following coding sequences lie in one Enterococcus sp. 9E7_DIV0242 genomic window:
- the amaP gene encoding alkaline shock response membrane anchor protein AmaP yields MNKFNKFVLCLIILIGLTLLAPLILFNNQATVLSLPLAYPNYSLFIHPALNLYLFWASIILFVLLVGAFFAVLFLPKKEKTVTIKEEHGELKIERKSIESYVAANLDRAQFIQQPKIKVKMTKNKIVVNIFGRFKAYSGIVPSTELMLADIKADIQSLLGVKDRPIDIVVDFVDYVGKKEQKSRVE; encoded by the coding sequence TTGAATAAATTTAACAAGTTTGTATTGTGTTTAATCATTCTTATTGGGCTGACACTTTTGGCACCATTGATCCTCTTCAATAATCAGGCAACGGTTCTTTCATTGCCATTGGCGTATCCCAATTACTCTTTATTTATCCATCCTGCGCTCAATCTATACTTGTTTTGGGCAAGTATCATTTTGTTTGTGCTATTGGTGGGTGCTTTTTTCGCAGTCCTCTTTTTACCAAAAAAGGAAAAAACGGTGACCATTAAAGAGGAACATGGCGAGCTAAAGATTGAAAGAAAGAGTATTGAAAGCTACGTTGCTGCAAATTTGGATCGAGCACAATTTATACAGCAGCCAAAAATCAAGGTTAAGATGACGAAGAATAAAATCGTGGTCAATATCTTTGGGCGCTTTAAGGCTTACAGCGGAATCGTGCCTAGTACGGAGTTGATGCTTGCTGACATTAAAGCGGATATCCAATCGCTTTTAGGAGTAAAGGATCGACCAATTGACATTGTTGTTGATTTTGTCGATTATGTGGGAAAAAAAGAGCAAAAATCCAGAGTTGAGTAG
- a CDS encoding DHA2 family efflux MFS transporter permease subunit yields the protein MEKQTNIKLVTFGVFTATFMTAIEGTIVSTAMPTIVGSLQGMEIMNWVFSIYLLTNAMLTPIYGKLADKIGRKPVFLIGISIFIIGSSLCGFAPNMETLIIARAIQGVGAGAVMPVALTIIADIYPMEKRAKILGLNSAAWGVASVFGPLAGGFIVDTIGWHWIFFINVPIGLALLFLISVYLIEPKRKKEAKPMDIIGSLLLMASLLLLLLGFQMIGDNGFSLKILGFFIGSVLALAGFITVEKRAKDPVISLHLFKNPTFVFVNLIAALTSGFLMGVEVYIPMWLQGVLGTAAGLGGLALAPMSVLWMMGSFAASNLLERAEVKRVLMIGLSVILFGGACLVFVPVSAPVYLFFVISAVMGIGFGITITTTTVTAQNSVPHSEVGVATSFNTLSRTVGQTVMISIFGVLLNSVMTSNLMQSSLKVEAGIMNQLVNPHTATEISSELLKPLRGILYSGLHTVFVVGLLLIVLSILLILFLSRPSTTKHVKIR from the coding sequence ATGGAAAAACAAACTAATATCAAGCTGGTAACATTCGGTGTTTTTACAGCGACATTTATGACAGCGATAGAAGGAACCATCGTTTCAACTGCGATGCCGACGATTGTTGGTTCGTTACAAGGAATGGAAATCATGAATTGGGTGTTTTCTATCTATTTACTAACCAATGCGATGCTCACACCAATTTATGGGAAATTGGCAGATAAGATTGGACGAAAGCCGGTTTTTCTGATTGGCATTTCTATTTTTATTATCGGTTCATCCCTTTGTGGCTTTGCACCAAATATGGAAACCTTGATTATTGCCAGAGCTATTCAAGGTGTTGGAGCTGGGGCTGTAATGCCAGTGGCTTTGACGATTATTGCGGATATCTATCCAATGGAAAAACGAGCAAAAATACTAGGTTTGAACAGTGCTGCTTGGGGTGTTGCCAGTGTGTTCGGTCCTTTAGCGGGAGGATTTATCGTAGATACGATTGGTTGGCATTGGATATTCTTCATAAATGTTCCTATTGGTCTGGCATTATTATTCCTTATTTCAGTCTATCTCATTGAACCTAAGCGAAAAAAGGAAGCAAAACCAATGGACATTATTGGCAGTTTGCTGCTTATGGCTTCCCTGTTATTGTTGCTGTTAGGCTTTCAGATGATTGGAGACAACGGATTTTCACTTAAAATTTTAGGTTTCTTTATTGGGTCAGTCCTTGCTTTAGCAGGCTTTATTACGGTTGAAAAACGTGCGAAAGATCCTGTCATTTCTCTTCATCTATTTAAAAATCCAACCTTTGTATTTGTCAATTTGATTGCAGCGTTGACTAGTGGATTTCTAATGGGAGTAGAGGTTTATATCCCGATGTGGCTGCAAGGTGTTTTAGGTACTGCAGCTGGTTTGGGTGGCTTGGCTTTGGCACCAATGTCCGTTTTATGGATGATGGGTTCTTTTGCTGCCAGTAATTTGCTTGAAAGAGCAGAAGTAAAAAGAGTTTTAATGATTGGCTTGAGTGTTATTTTATTCGGAGGAGCATGTTTAGTTTTTGTTCCTGTCTCAGCTCCAGTCTATTTATTCTTTGTCATCTCAGCTGTAATGGGTATTGGTTTCGGGATAACGATCACAACAACGACTGTGACAGCTCAAAACAGTGTGCCACATAGTGAGGTTGGTGTTGCAACATCCTTTAATACCTTGTCAAGAACCGTTGGTCAAACGGTAATGATTTCCATTTTTGGTGTTCTGTTGAATTCAGTGATGACCTCAAATCTGATGCAAAGCAGTTTGAAAGTGGAGGCTGGTATCATGAATCAGCTAGTCAATCCGCATACAGCAACTGAAATTTCCAGTGAGCTTCTAAAGCCTTTAAGAGGAATTCTGTATTCCGGCTTGCATACAGTCTTTGTTGTAGGGCTTCTATTGATTGTCTTGTCGATTTTACTGATCCTGTTTTTATCACGACCAAGTACAACGAAACATGTTAAAATAAGATAA
- a CDS encoding DUF1003 domain-containing protein yields MTKRKVEKLEKIKVVDIEQEIRTFILTSQPQLTEESCISYPQLLSYRLEYVRSLLKNESLKSKQLNELIEKQLKDNEVVADNLNKTIAEKLTLGQKTADGIAKFGGSWPFIFLFIIVLLSWITLNTVAVFFQPFDKYPFILLNLALSCLAAIQAPIIMMSQNRQEERDRKQAENDYKVNLKAEIEINLLHEKLDYLLNEQWQHLVEIQNIQLELLGELQEQIADVKEKDK; encoded by the coding sequence ATGACGAAAAGAAAAGTGGAAAAGCTGGAAAAAATCAAAGTAGTAGATATAGAGCAGGAGATTCGGACCTTTATTTTGACGAGTCAGCCACAGTTGACAGAGGAATCATGTATAAGCTATCCGCAGCTCTTAAGCTATCGTTTAGAGTATGTGCGTTCATTGTTAAAAAACGAATCCTTGAAAAGTAAACAATTGAATGAGTTGATTGAGAAACAGCTGAAGGATAATGAGGTTGTCGCTGATAATTTAAATAAGACGATTGCTGAAAAGTTGACGTTAGGGCAGAAGACAGCCGATGGTATTGCAAAATTTGGTGGGAGCTGGCCGTTCATTTTCTTATTCATCATTGTGTTGCTTTCATGGATCACACTGAATACAGTGGCTGTTTTCTTTCAGCCTTTTGATAAGTATCCGTTCATTTTATTGAATTTGGCACTTTCCTGTCTGGCAGCTATTCAAGCGCCAATCATTATGATGAGTCAAAATCGGCAGGAGGAGAGGGATCGAAAACAAGCGGAAAACGACTATAAAGTCAATTTGAAAGCAGAGATTGAAATAAATCTGTTGCATGAAAAGTTGGACTATTTACTGAATGAACAATGGCAACATTTGGTGGAAATTCAAAACATTCAGTTGGAATTATTAGGAGAACTTCAAGAACAGATTGCAGATGTCAAAGAAAAAGACAAATAA
- a CDS encoding GlsB/YeaQ/YmgE family stress response membrane protein, with product MGFIWSLLVGALIGVIAGAITNKGGSMGWIANIAAGLIGSAIGQALLGSWGPSLAGMALVPSIIGAVILVAVVSFFVGRK from the coding sequence ATGGGATTTATTTGGTCACTTTTAGTAGGAGCATTGATAGGTGTGATTGCGGGTGCAATTACAAATAAAGGCGGATCGATGGGATGGATTGCAAATATTGCCGCTGGGTTGATTGGTTCAGCTATCGGCCAGGCATTACTTGGCAGTTGGGGACCTAGCCTAGCAGGCATGGCATTGGTTCCATCCATTATCGGAGCCGTGATACTAGTAGCGGTTGTTTCTTTCTTTGTTGGAAGAAAGTAG
- a CDS encoding DUF2273 domain-containing protein: MNEIFEKYKWSIIGGLSGFILAILFLTVGFFKTLLILILTLAGIYVGFYLHHSGLLQNLFNDKS; the protein is encoded by the coding sequence ATGAATGAGATTTTTGAAAAGTACAAATGGTCGATTATCGGTGGGCTGAGCGGCTTTATTTTAGCAATTTTGTTTCTCACAGTAGGATTTTTTAAAACACTTTTGATCCTTATTCTAACCCTGGCAGGGATTTATGTAGGTTTCTACTTACATCACTCCGGACTGCTCCAAAACCTTTTCAACGACAAATCATAA
- a CDS encoding alpha-galactosidase, which yields MGIEFSESKKQFHLKNDYFSYIMEITEENHLLQVYYGKRLETFQQRLVYPRVDRSSFSPNPYELSNSGFSLDTVLQEFPGYDTGDYREGMVDITYPDGTKATSLSYKEHRISSGKKKLKGLPATYVEANEEADSLEIILTDENRKLEIVLTYTIFKNYSVLTKSVQYRNYGEQAISLNKALSMCLDMPDSDYDLIQMPGAWAKEKQLRRNRLIQGQHVLNSKRGASGVTQQPFLALVSPETTEHSGEVRAFHFVYSGNFTMKVEVDTYEQTRVLAGINEFNFCWQLEPQETFQTPEVVMVYSDQGINGMSQHFHHLYRERLARGGHRDKERPVLINNWESTYFDFNEEKLMKLVIDARAIGVELFVLDDGWFGQRNSDTTSLGDWIENREKLPDGLLGLNKKVEEQQLTFGLWLEPEMISEQSDLFRAHPDWHLHVENYPTSLGRNQLILDFSRKEVREAIMAQLTTILDQVPIRYIKWDMNRNMTEVGSHGRSSKQQQETAHRYILGLYEVLEELTVRYPEILFENCSGGGGRFDPGMCYYMPQSWASDNTDAIERLKIQYSTSMIFPPIMTCAQLSDSPNHQIGRITELETRALVALSANFGLMMNLEEKSAEDLKAIKAYIQWYQDNRQLIQFGSFYRLENPYSGNYGSWMFVDKDRSHAVVMVFQILSQASKPLKKIRLTGLNPTMLYKVEGQQLSGEELMNFGLYLGHRLSGDFTALKLEIKAIKEEQ from the coding sequence ATGGGAATTGAGTTCAGTGAATCAAAAAAGCAATTTCATTTAAAAAATGATTATTTCAGCTACATCATGGAAATAACTGAGGAAAATCATCTGTTACAGGTTTATTATGGAAAACGGTTGGAAACATTTCAGCAAAGGCTAGTGTATCCAAGGGTCGATCGATCGTCATTTTCTCCTAACCCTTATGAGCTGTCAAACAGCGGGTTTTCATTAGATACGGTATTGCAGGAATTTCCCGGCTATGATACTGGTGATTATCGAGAAGGGATGGTGGATATCACCTATCCTGACGGAACGAAAGCAACTAGTTTGAGTTATAAAGAACATCGGATATCGTCTGGAAAGAAGAAGTTGAAGGGGTTACCTGCCACCTATGTTGAGGCTAATGAAGAAGCCGATTCATTGGAGATCATTTTAACTGACGAAAACCGGAAGCTGGAAATCGTCCTTACGTATACGATTTTCAAAAACTATTCCGTGTTGACAAAATCTGTTCAGTATAGAAATTATGGTGAACAAGCTATTTCTCTAAACAAAGCGCTGAGTATGTGTCTGGATATGCCAGATTCCGACTATGATCTGATTCAAATGCCGGGTGCTTGGGCGAAAGAAAAACAGTTAAGACGAAATCGTTTGATACAAGGACAACACGTATTGAATAGTAAGCGTGGAGCCAGCGGAGTGACCCAACAGCCGTTTCTGGCATTAGTCTCACCGGAAACAACAGAGCATAGCGGAGAAGTTAGAGCATTTCATTTTGTATACAGTGGTAATTTCACCATGAAAGTTGAAGTAGACACATATGAACAGACTCGCGTTTTGGCTGGAATCAATGAGTTCAATTTCTGCTGGCAATTAGAGCCGCAAGAAACCTTCCAAACGCCGGAGGTAGTCATGGTCTACTCAGATCAAGGAATCAACGGGATGTCCCAGCATTTCCATCATCTGTATAGAGAGCGTTTGGCAAGGGGGGGCCACAGAGACAAAGAACGTCCGGTTTTAATCAATAATTGGGAATCAACATACTTTGATTTTAATGAAGAAAAGCTGATGAAGCTGGTAATTGATGCTAGAGCAATCGGTGTTGAGCTTTTTGTTTTGGATGATGGTTGGTTTGGTCAACGAAACTCTGATACGACCTCGTTAGGTGATTGGATAGAAAATAGAGAAAAGCTGCCGGATGGCTTACTTGGATTAAACAAGAAGGTGGAAGAACAGCAATTGACATTTGGTTTGTGGCTGGAGCCCGAAATGATTTCAGAGCAAAGTGACCTGTTTCGTGCCCATCCAGACTGGCATCTGCATGTTGAGAACTACCCAACTTCTTTAGGCAGAAATCAGCTAATTCTTGATTTCAGTAGAAAAGAGGTTCGTGAGGCAATCATGGCGCAGTTGACGACGATTCTGGATCAAGTGCCGATTCGCTATATCAAGTGGGATATGAATCGAAATATGACAGAGGTTGGCTCGCATGGCCGCTCATCGAAACAGCAACAGGAAACAGCGCATCGATATATATTGGGGCTATATGAAGTGTTAGAGGAATTGACTGTTCGCTACCCTGAAATCCTATTTGAAAACTGTTCTGGTGGTGGCGGGCGATTTGACCCGGGCATGTGTTATTATATGCCGCAAAGCTGGGCTAGTGATAATACTGATGCTATCGAACGTCTGAAAATACAATATAGTACGAGTATGATTTTTCCACCGATCATGACTTGCGCACAGCTGTCAGACTCACCAAACCATCAAATCGGCCGAATAACAGAACTGGAGACACGAGCACTTGTCGCATTATCTGCAAATTTTGGTTTGATGATGAATCTGGAGGAAAAGTCTGCGGAGGATTTAAAAGCAATCAAAGCATATATCCAGTGGTATCAGGACAATAGGCAACTGATCCAGTTTGGTAGCTTCTACCGTTTGGAAAATCCCTATAGTGGAAACTACGGCAGCTGGATGTTTGTTGACAAAGATCGTTCTCACGCAGTTGTGATGGTCTTTCAGATTTTATCTCAGGCTTCAAAGCCATTGAAAAAAATTCGTTTGACTGGTCTAAATCCGACGATGCTTTATAAGGTCGAGGGACAGCAGCTTTCTGGAGAAGAGCTGATGAACTTTGGCTTGTATCTAGGGCATCGACTGTCAGGAGACTTCACTGCTTTGAAGCTGGAAATCAAAGCAATAAAAGAAGAGCAGTAG
- the metK gene encoding methionine adenosyltransferase: MTEKHLFTSESVSEGHPDKVADQISDAILDAILEQDPKARVACETSVTTGLVLVFGEISTSAYVDIQKIVRQTVKDIGYTRAKYGFDGETVAVLAAIDEQSPDIAQGVDEALEVRGDADEKDEIGAGDQGLMFGFAVDETPELMPLPISLSHQLVRRLAELRKAGTLKYLRPDAKSQVTVEYDEVGLPKRIDTIVISTQHDEHVTLEQIQKDIKEHVINEVIPEKWLDEETKYFINPTGRFVIGGPQGDAGLTGRKIIVDTYGGYARHGGGAFSGKDATKVDRSASYAARYIAKNIVAAGLAKKVEVQLAYAIGVAQPVSISINTFGTSEIAESKLIKAVRENFDLRPAGIIEMLDLRRPIYKQTAAYGHFGRTDIELPWEQTDKVEALKASLEE, encoded by the coding sequence ATGACAGAGAAACATTTATTTACATCAGAATCCGTTTCAGAAGGGCATCCTGACAAAGTCGCAGATCAGATTAGTGATGCGATATTAGACGCAATTTTGGAACAGGACCCAAAAGCCAGAGTGGCCTGCGAAACATCTGTAACAACAGGGCTGGTATTAGTCTTTGGTGAAATATCCACATCGGCATATGTGGATATCCAGAAAATCGTTCGTCAAACCGTTAAGGATATCGGTTATACACGGGCGAAATATGGCTTTGATGGTGAAACTGTTGCTGTACTAGCGGCGATCGATGAGCAGTCACCAGATATCGCACAAGGTGTGGATGAAGCTTTAGAAGTTCGTGGTGATGCAGATGAAAAGGACGAAATCGGTGCTGGAGACCAAGGCTTGATGTTTGGTTTTGCAGTTGACGAAACACCGGAATTAATGCCGTTACCTATTTCTTTAAGTCATCAACTCGTTCGGCGTCTGGCAGAGCTGAGAAAAGCAGGAACACTGAAATATCTTCGTCCAGATGCTAAATCTCAAGTGACTGTCGAGTATGACGAAGTAGGACTGCCGAAACGTATAGATACAATTGTTATTAGTACTCAGCATGATGAGCATGTCACGCTTGAGCAGATTCAAAAAGATATAAAAGAACATGTGATAAATGAAGTGATACCGGAAAAATGGTTGGATGAAGAAACAAAATATTTCATCAATCCGACGGGCCGATTTGTGATTGGCGGTCCTCAAGGCGATGCCGGTTTAACAGGTCGTAAAATCATCGTTGACACATACGGCGGGTATGCCCGACATGGTGGCGGTGCATTTTCTGGAAAAGATGCAACAAAGGTCGATCGTTCAGCAAGCTATGCAGCACGTTACATTGCTAAAAATATTGTTGCTGCGGGATTAGCGAAGAAGGTTGAAGTCCAACTGGCTTATGCAATTGGCGTAGCGCAACCAGTCTCTATTTCCATTAATACGTTTGGAACAAGTGAGATTGCTGAAAGCAAGCTGATCAAAGCTGTTCGTGAAAACTTCGATTTACGCCCGGCAGGTATAATTGAGATGTTGGATTTACGTCGGCCGATTTATAAACAAACAGCAGCATATGGACATTTTGGTCGTACAGATATTGAACTTCCTTGGGAGCAGACAGATAAAGTCGAAGCTCTGAAAGCAAGTTTAGAGGAGTAA
- a CDS encoding Asp23/Gls24 family envelope stress response protein — MDTTKPVTTPVQEVKGELTYDDKVIQKIIGIALENIDGLLTVDGGFFSNIAEKLVNTDNVTSGIDVEVGKKQVAVDLDIVAEYGKDISKLFTDIQKLIVEEVRKMTSLEVIEVNVNVVDIKTREQYEKDSVTVQDRVGNMAESTGEFASNQTDKAKKAINKGTDKAKEQMEPRVQ; from the coding sequence ATGGATACAACTAAACCAGTAACAACACCAGTACAAGAGGTAAAAGGCGAACTAACGTATGATGATAAAGTAATTCAAAAAATCATTGGAATTGCTTTGGAAAATATTGATGGCCTACTCACAGTTGATGGAGGATTCTTTTCTAACATTGCAGAAAAATTAGTGAATACAGACAATGTGACTTCTGGGATCGATGTAGAAGTAGGCAAGAAACAAGTTGCTGTTGATTTAGACATTGTTGCTGAATATGGCAAGGATATCTCTAAACTGTTCACTGATATTCAAAAGTTGATTGTTGAAGAAGTTCGCAAAATGACAAGTCTAGAAGTGATTGAAGTCAATGTGAATGTTGTAGACATCAAAACCAGAGAGCAATATGAAAAAGACTCTGTAACGGTTCAGGATAGAGTAGGAAATATGGCTGAAAGCACTGGTGAATTTGCTTCTAATCAAACAGATAAAGCAAAAAAAGCAATTAATAAAGGAACCGATAAAGCAAAAGAACAGATGGAACCGCGCGTTCAATAA
- a CDS encoding alpha/beta hydrolase, whose product MAFLQANIYSNVLGMEVMMNVILPQRTEKLIGTSTTGRNEDVPVLYLLHGMGGNHSVWERRTNIERYVSDLGLAVIMPSTDLGWYADTQYDMKYWTFLSEELPEICHELFPQLSRKREKTFAAGLSMGGYGAFKLGLLQPERFAAIASLSGPLNIGARVEDLLLLRKEAYWEGVFGPLNKFKESEHDLVFLLEKALQEECVLPQLFLACGEQDPLLHASQDVSKRLTEAGVSHFFDTAVGNHDWAFWDQWIQKVIAWLPIEKSEITG is encoded by the coding sequence ATGGCATTTTTACAGGCAAATATTTATTCAAATGTGTTGGGGATGGAAGTCATGATGAACGTGATACTTCCACAGCGTACAGAAAAACTAATCGGGACTAGCACGACAGGAAGGAATGAGGATGTCCCTGTCCTCTACTTACTGCATGGGATGGGTGGCAACCATAGCGTATGGGAAAGAAGAACCAACATAGAACGCTACGTGTCTGATTTAGGCTTGGCGGTCATTATGCCATCGACTGATTTAGGTTGGTATGCAGATACACAATATGATATGAAGTATTGGACTTTTCTGTCAGAGGAATTACCGGAGATTTGTCACGAGCTATTTCCTCAATTGAGTCGGAAAAGAGAGAAAACTTTTGCAGCTGGATTGTCGATGGGTGGTTATGGCGCATTTAAGCTAGGTCTACTTCAACCAGAGCGTTTTGCAGCAATTGCTTCTCTGTCAGGCCCGTTGAATATTGGTGCACGAGTGGAAGATTTATTGCTTCTTCGTAAAGAAGCTTATTGGGAAGGGGTGTTTGGTCCTTTGAATAAGTTCAAAGAGTCTGAACATGATCTGGTTTTTCTTTTGGAAAAAGCACTTCAAGAGGAGTGTGTGCTACCTCAGCTATTTCTTGCGTGTGGAGAACAAGACCCGTTGCTTCACGCCAGCCAAGATGTTTCAAAACGTTTGACTGAAGCAGGTGTCTCACATTTCTTTGATACAGCCGTTGGGAACCATGATTGGGCTTTTTGGGATCAATGGATTCAGAAAGTTATTGCGTGGCTACCGATTGAAAAATCAGAGATAACAGGATAA
- a CDS encoding TetR/AcrR family transcriptional regulator, whose translation MDTKLSREKIIEAAFQLLEETPDIEKLSMRNIAKRIGVQAPALYWYFQNKQALLQSMVDEIERHFETPEKSANWKQTIFSYMENYYELYQQFPCSIEIEMSTIPSSSLRLTRYNDLLGILRSAGFSVESSFTAINGLQHLLFGLLIDVSKEKQLYKKIFDGDKYLNQQVVLMKQYVTDNQLTHVEESFAYRQQKKQKDTFKRMITLFLDSLEIDKPK comes from the coding sequence ATGGATACTAAACTCTCTCGAGAAAAAATTATCGAGGCTGCCTTTCAACTCTTAGAAGAAACACCGGATATCGAAAAATTATCCATGCGCAACATCGCTAAAAGGATTGGTGTTCAAGCTCCTGCCTTATATTGGTATTTCCAAAATAAACAGGCTCTTCTACAAAGTATGGTGGACGAGATCGAGCGCCATTTTGAGACACCGGAAAAATCAGCAAATTGGAAACAGACAATCTTCTCTTATATGGAAAACTACTACGAGCTGTACCAGCAGTTTCCTTGCTCTATTGAAATCGAAATGAGTACTATTCCTTCTTCATCACTTCGTCTGACACGTTACAATGACTTGTTAGGCATTTTGCGTTCTGCAGGTTTTTCAGTAGAATCCAGTTTTACAGCAATTAACGGTCTTCAACATTTACTATTTGGTCTACTAATAGATGTATCAAAGGAAAAACAGCTATACAAAAAAATCTTCGATGGCGATAAGTACCTGAATCAGCAGGTTGTCTTGATGAAACAATACGTTACCGACAATCAGCTTACACACGTGGAAGAAAGCTTTGCTTATCGTCAACAAAAGAAACAAAAAGATACCTTCAAACGAATGATTACTTTATTCCTAGATTCGCTAGAAATAGATAAGCCTAAATAA
- a CDS encoding ABC transporter ATP-binding protein, translated as MTIVMDHVKKYKKETAIALFTVVIMVMSALWQPKLLQQVLEAIIKEDNEQMNSLGIYLIAIAGLGLIAGVFNTIFSAKVAQGVSADIREAAFRKIQTFSFANIEEFSAGNLVVRLTNDITQIQNAIMIALQSLFRIPILFIGSFALAMTTLPQLWWIIVLLVVAVIIITMLSFSQMGKHFMIIQNLIDKVNSLAKENLLGIRVVKSFVQEKNELARFSKVSDDLTTHNVIVGTLFSVMIPSFMLVANLAVAGAIFFVSDLAKDDPTLIGGIASFMNYLMQIMMAIIIGGMMMMMTSRAAVSIKRIKEIMDAVPAITYPDVPEQELDGSVVFEHVSFRYPGDDADTLKDVSFTIKPGEQIGIVGATGAGKSTLAQLIPRLFDPTEGHVKVGGVDLHDVNEHSLRKAVSFVLQKAILFSGTISENLRHGKQSADEEDMTRATQIAQAREFIEKLTLQYEAPVEERSTNFSGGQKQRLSISRGVIGEPKILILDDSTSALDARSESLVKEALENDLGNTTTIIIAQKISSVVNADRILVLDKGHLVGEGTHKELSVNNEVYKEIYETQRGKDEVE; from the coding sequence ATGACTATTGTTATGGACCATGTAAAAAAATACAAAAAAGAAACTGCGATAGCTTTATTTACAGTAGTAATCATGGTCATGTCTGCTTTATGGCAGCCAAAACTGTTGCAACAAGTACTGGAAGCAATTATTAAAGAAGATAATGAACAAATGAATTCTTTAGGGATTTATTTAATCGCTATCGCAGGCTTGGGTCTGATTGCCGGAGTCTTTAATACGATATTTTCTGCGAAAGTTGCACAAGGAGTCAGTGCAGATATTCGAGAAGCAGCTTTCCGCAAAATACAGACATTTTCATTTGCGAATATCGAAGAGTTTTCTGCTGGAAATCTAGTAGTTCGATTGACAAACGATATTACCCAAATTCAAAATGCGATAATGATTGCCTTACAGTCATTATTTAGAATACCGATTCTTTTTATCGGAAGCTTTGCTTTGGCGATGACGACATTGCCACAATTATGGTGGATCATTGTGTTGCTTGTCGTTGCAGTTATTATTATCACGATGCTGTCTTTTTCTCAAATGGGCAAGCATTTTATGATTATTCAAAATTTGATCGATAAGGTCAATAGTTTAGCAAAAGAAAATCTGCTCGGGATTCGAGTAGTGAAATCTTTTGTACAGGAAAAAAATGAGTTGGCACGTTTTAGCAAAGTCAGCGACGATTTGACGACGCACAATGTGATTGTTGGAACCTTGTTTTCAGTAATGATTCCCTCTTTTATGCTAGTTGCGAATCTAGCTGTTGCAGGTGCGATTTTCTTTGTCAGCGATCTGGCAAAGGATGATCCAACATTAATCGGTGGGATTGCGTCATTCATGAACTATCTAATGCAGATCATGATGGCAATCATTATCGGCGGAATGATGATGATGATGACTTCTCGTGCGGCCGTTTCAATCAAACGAATCAAAGAAATCATGGATGCTGTTCCTGCGATTACTTATCCAGATGTTCCGGAACAGGAATTGGATGGCAGTGTTGTATTTGAGCATGTGAGCTTCCGTTATCCGGGAGATGATGCAGATACATTAAAGGATGTTTCGTTCACTATTAAACCAGGTGAACAGATTGGGATCGTTGGTGCAACAGGTGCGGGTAAATCTACCTTGGCACAGCTGATTCCTCGATTGTTCGATCCAACCGAAGGACATGTAAAGGTCGGTGGAGTCGACTTGCATGATGTCAATGAGCATAGCTTGCGTAAGGCAGTGTCCTTTGTTTTGCAAAAAGCTATTCTGTTCTCGGGAACGATTTCTGAGAATCTGCGCCATGGGAAACAGAGTGCAGATGAAGAGGATATGACGAGAGCAACACAAATTGCACAGGCAAGAGAATTCATCGAAAAATTAACGTTACAGTATGAAGCACCAGTGGAGGAGCGAAGCACGAATTTTTCCGGTGGTCAAAAACAGCGATTATCGATTTCTCGAGGGGTCATTGGAGAACCGAAAATTTTGATTTTGGATGATAGTACCAGTGCGTTGGATGCACGGTCAGAAAGTCTTGTGAAAGAGGCGCTAGAAAATGATTTAGGAAATACCACGACGATTATCATTGCACAAAAGATTTCATCTGTTGTGAATGCTGACCGTATTCTGGTGCTGGATAAAGGGCATCTTGTTGGCGAAGGGACGCATAAAGAGCTGTCTGTCAACAATGAGGTGTATAAAGAAATCTATGAAACACAACGGGGAAAGGATGAGGTAGAATGA